One Erythrobacter aureus DNA segment encodes these proteins:
- the era gene encoding GTPase Era, which yields MSDTQTRCGVVAVLGAPNAGKSTLVNQLVGQKVAITSAKAQTTRARMMGIALHTSDDAETQMILVDTPGIFAPKRRLDRAMVSAAWEGAEAADAVLLLVDPVKQRRHELEPLLEQVAQRPERKILVLNKVDVAKKEPLLALAQELGEKVEFETVYFVSALTGDGVPEMKEALAGMMPEGPWMYPEDQVSDASERLLATEITREQLYQQLHEELPYDSAVRPEKYIQRKDGSVEIHQQIVVMRDNQRAIVLGKGGSRIKEIGKAAREELSELLGQKVHLFLHVKTDERWSEDKEMYEEMGLDWKS from the coding sequence GTGAGTGATACGCAAACCAGATGCGGCGTCGTCGCCGTCCTCGGCGCGCCCAATGCGGGCAAGAGCACGCTGGTCAACCAATTGGTCGGCCAAAAGGTCGCGATCACCAGCGCAAAGGCGCAGACCACTCGCGCGCGGATGATGGGCATCGCGCTGCACACAAGCGACGATGCGGAAACGCAGATGATCCTGGTCGATACGCCGGGCATCTTCGCTCCCAAGCGGCGGCTCGACCGCGCGATGGTAAGCGCGGCCTGGGAAGGTGCGGAAGCGGCCGACGCGGTGCTTCTGCTGGTCGATCCGGTCAAGCAGCGACGGCATGAACTCGAACCGCTGCTCGAACAGGTTGCCCAGCGTCCCGAACGCAAAATCCTCGTCCTCAACAAGGTCGATGTGGCGAAGAAGGAACCGCTGCTGGCGCTGGCGCAGGAGCTTGGTGAGAAGGTCGAATTCGAGACGGTCTATTTCGTCTCCGCGCTGACCGGTGACGGCGTGCCGGAAATGAAGGAAGCGCTGGCGGGGATGATGCCCGAAGGCCCGTGGATGTATCCCGAAGATCAGGTGAGCGATGCCAGCGAGCGCCTGCTCGCCACCGAGATTACCCGTGAACAGCTCTATCAGCAGCTTCACGAGGAATTGCCCTATGACAGCGCCGTTCGCCCGGAAAAATACATCCAGCGCAAGGATGGCAGCGTCGAGATTCACCAGCAGATCGTCGTCATGCGCGACAACCAGCGTGCCATCGTGCTCGGCAAAGGCGGTAGCCGGATCAAGGAAATCGGCAAGGCCGCGCGCGAGGAACTCTCCGAATTGCTCGGCCAGAAGGTCCATTTGTTCCTCCATGTGAAGACCGACGAGCGCTGGAGCGAGGACAAGGAAATGTACGAGGAAATGGGGCTCGACTGGAAGAGCTGA
- a CDS encoding MgtC/SapB family protein → MLASHFVPQLAAALAVGLLIGIERGWKLRDETPGMRVAGIRTFTLLGMTAGLGGIIGLLGYPIVSGIVFALAAALVAIGYSRSVLDTGRPDATSAVAAMVTLGLGFLAGIGQGALAVAGAAVVTLILALRTEAHRWVGALDEADIKAFARYAVIALAVLPFLPEGRYGPYDAWEPRVLWLVVVIVTGFSFVGYVANRMFGARRGTIATVVIGGAYSSTAVTHSFAQRLGSGLGGGAENAGIALASAVMYLRVIILVAVLATSLLEPFVVVVAPALIAGLAASYWLYRKAPSTTGPAPPGNPIAMLPALTFVAFVALAAVAARWAQGEFGEQGIAILLLLMGSMDVDAAIVTAGGLEPGTIAPRLAALAIAGTILANMSVKLGVTVAYGRHEARPAAIALAASMVALAASLVFGYARL, encoded by the coding sequence ATGCTTGCGTCCCACTTCGTACCCCAGCTCGCCGCAGCACTCGCGGTCGGGCTTCTGATAGGAATCGAACGCGGCTGGAAGCTGCGCGACGAAACGCCGGGAATGCGGGTTGCGGGCATCAGGACCTTCACCCTGCTCGGCATGACAGCGGGGCTAGGCGGCATCATCGGCCTGCTGGGATACCCCATCGTCTCGGGTATCGTTTTCGCGCTCGCCGCGGCGCTGGTGGCCATCGGTTATTCGCGCTCGGTACTCGACACCGGGCGGCCCGACGCGACCAGCGCGGTGGCGGCCATGGTCACGCTCGGGCTGGGGTTCCTCGCGGGAATCGGCCAGGGAGCGCTGGCGGTGGCGGGCGCGGCGGTGGTCACGCTAATCCTTGCGCTGCGCACCGAGGCCCATCGCTGGGTCGGCGCGCTCGACGAGGCCGACATCAAGGCCTTCGCCCGCTATGCGGTCATCGCGCTGGCGGTACTGCCCTTCCTGCCCGAAGGCCGCTACGGCCCATACGACGCGTGGGAGCCGCGTGTGCTGTGGCTGGTGGTTGTCATCGTCACCGGCTTTTCCTTCGTCGGCTATGTCGCCAACCGCATGTTCGGCGCGCGCCGGGGAACGATCGCCACTGTGGTGATCGGCGGGGCCTACAGTTCCACGGCAGTCACCCATTCCTTCGCCCAGCGCCTCGGATCGGGCCTGGGCGGCGGCGCGGAGAATGCGGGGATCGCGCTGGCCAGCGCGGTCATGTATCTGCGGGTCATCATTCTTGTCGCGGTGCTCGCGACCAGCCTGCTCGAACCGTTCGTGGTGGTGGTGGCGCCCGCGCTTATCGCCGGCTTGGCGGCGAGCTACTGGCTCTACCGCAAGGCCCCCAGCACGACCGGACCGGCACCGCCGGGCAACCCCATCGCCATGCTGCCCGCCCTGACCTTCGTCGCCTTCGTTGCCCTTGCCGCAGTGGCCGCGCGCTGGGCGCAAGGCGAATTCGGCGAGCAGGGCATCGCCATCCTGCTGCTGCTGATGGGCAGCATGGATGTGGATGCGGCCATCGTGACTGCGGGAGGGCTGGAACCCGGCACGATCGCGCCGCGCCTCGCCGCGCTCGCCATCGCGGGAACGATCCTCGCCAATATGAGCGTGAAGCTCGGCGTGACCGTGGCCTATGGCAGGCACGAGGCACGGCCCGCCGCCATCGCCCTGGCGGCAAGCATGGTGGCATTGGCGGCAAGCCTCGTGTTCGGCTACGCAAGGCTATGA
- a CDS encoding diguanylate cyclase encodes MRLATITNVAYGATVALTVVSGVMMLLASNAHDRERAAVEQRYQLDKATARLGTDIYAMSEHARQYINTGDETYAVVYRRDEEELESVERRIEHIGDAGASQNELATLTEAIRWADTLHDEQVAAIAAYERGEEARARQILFGPEYERELNRAEMLVQRFQNQLDGRIERVVNEAAAIAAMWKLLAEIVLAITGLLFLCVLYFIFKRRVLHPVVRLSDVVSRLAAEDYATELPEVNQIDEIGDMAQAIRVFRENGLARQRLQAERDADSALRELLSRMTQRMQSCDTLEDFEDVVRRFVPEIDPGRAGRLYLFDESHNAMVEACTWQKPVHSQAEFAPSSCWALRRGMPHRPQSDGIDVPCQHLALADGEISDSLCLPLMAQNETLGLLYLEVRDDSADVLPTPANYIEMLAENISLALANLKLRDALRKMAMHDTLTGLSNRRSFDHVMEKLRTGEGDAAARMSCLMLDVDHFKSFNDRFGHEAGDLVLSEVGKVLQKATREPEFAFRYGGEEFVLLLPDFDSEQAAARAEDIRLRIAALNLHHDGERLGRITISIGVASVPEHCDLSQMVQAADAALYRAKEGGRDRVELAQCRREMRGSTLQTG; translated from the coding sequence ATGCGATTGGCAACCATCACCAATGTGGCCTATGGGGCGACCGTCGCCTTGACGGTCGTATCCGGCGTTATGATGCTTTTGGCATCGAATGCGCATGATCGCGAACGGGCCGCTGTCGAACAGCGCTATCAGCTCGACAAGGCGACCGCCCGTCTCGGCACGGACATCTACGCGATGAGCGAGCATGCGCGGCAGTACATCAATACGGGCGACGAGACCTACGCCGTGGTCTATCGCCGCGACGAGGAGGAGCTGGAATCGGTCGAGCGGCGGATCGAACATATCGGCGATGCCGGTGCCAGCCAAAACGAACTCGCCACGCTGACCGAGGCGATCCGCTGGGCGGATACGCTGCATGATGAACAAGTCGCAGCGATCGCAGCTTACGAGCGGGGCGAGGAAGCGCGCGCGAGGCAGATCCTGTTTGGCCCCGAATACGAACGCGAGCTAAACCGCGCCGAAATGCTGGTGCAACGTTTTCAGAACCAGCTCGACGGGCGCATAGAAAGAGTGGTGAACGAAGCGGCGGCGATTGCGGCCATGTGGAAATTGCTGGCTGAAATCGTGCTGGCGATCACCGGTCTCCTGTTTTTGTGCGTGCTGTATTTTATTTTCAAGCGCCGCGTGCTGCACCCCGTGGTCAGGCTGAGCGATGTGGTCAGCCGGTTAGCTGCCGAGGATTACGCTACCGAGCTACCCGAAGTGAACCAGATCGATGAAATCGGGGACATGGCGCAGGCTATCCGCGTTTTCCGCGAAAACGGCTTGGCACGGCAGCGTCTCCAGGCCGAACGCGATGCCGACAGCGCCCTTCGCGAACTGCTTTCGCGCATGACCCAGCGTATGCAGAGCTGCGATACGTTGGAAGACTTCGAAGACGTGGTGCGCCGGTTCGTGCCGGAGATCGACCCGGGACGGGCTGGACGTCTCTATTTGTTCGACGAATCCCACAACGCAATGGTCGAGGCTTGCACATGGCAGAAACCGGTCCATTCGCAGGCCGAATTCGCGCCCTCCTCCTGCTGGGCTCTGCGACGGGGAATGCCCCACAGGCCACAAAGCGACGGAATAGATGTGCCTTGTCAGCATCTCGCATTGGCGGATGGGGAAATATCCGATTCGCTTTGCCTGCCGTTGATGGCTCAGAACGAAACACTCGGACTGCTCTATCTCGAGGTCCGCGATGACAGCGCAGACGTATTACCGACGCCGGCCAACTATATCGAGATGCTGGCCGAAAACATCAGCCTGGCGCTGGCGAATCTCAAATTGCGCGACGCGCTTCGAAAGATGGCCATGCACGATACGCTGACAGGCCTTTCCAATCGCCGCAGCTTCGATCACGTCATGGAAAAGCTCCGCACGGGCGAGGGGGATGCCGCCGCGCGCATGAGTTGCCTGATGCTGGACGTCGATCATTTCAAGAGCTTCAACGACCGTTTCGGTCACGAGGCCGGCGACCTCGTGCTGAGCGAAGTGGGCAAGGTCCTGCAAAAAGCCACGCGCGAACCCGAATTCGCCTTCCGCTACGGCGGCGAAGAGTTCGTGCTGCTATTGCCGGATTTCGACAGCGAGCAGGCAGCGGCCCGCGCGGAAGACATTCGTTTGCGGATTGCCGCGCTCAATCTTCACCACGACGGCGAACGGCTCGGCCGGATCACGATATCGATCGGTGTTGCAAGCGTTCCGGAACATTGCGATCTGAGCCAGATGGTCCAAGCTGCGGATGCCGCGCTGTACCGCGCGAAGGAGGGTGGGCGCGACCGGGTCGAACTGGCCCAGTGTCGGCGGGAGATGAGGGGAAGCACCCTGCAAACGGGTTGA
- the topA gene encoding type I DNA topoisomerase translates to MQLVIVESPAKAKTIEKYLGKDFKVLASYGHVRDLPPKDGSVRPDEGFAMDWELYRDKQKRFKEIADNAKAADRLILATDPDREGEAISWHVRELLAKRKALPKDVERVTFNAITKRAVTDAMKAPRDLDQDLIDAYLARRALDYLYGFTLSPVLWRRLPGAKSAGRVQSVALRLIVDREIEIENFRADEYWSVIAKLQHDGTEFDARLVKYDGKKLEKLTLGNEGSAMAAKNAVEAANFTVEEVETKPFKRNPAPPFTTSTLQQEAARKLGFSASHTMRCAQSLYEAGAITYMRTDGVSMDGGAIADCRKAVADRYGGHALPDSPRMYKSKAKNAQEAHEAIRPTNFNQDRAGSGDEGKLYDLIYKRAMASQMAAASLERTSVTLRDATGQHELRATGQVVKYPGFLAVYQEGRDDAEDDEDGLLPTIAKGDSPLKKSVDANQHFTQPPPRFSEASLVKRLEELGIGRPSTYASTIQTLRDRAYVRMEKNRFFAEESGRLLTAFLERFFPQYVAFDYTAGLEDELDIVSDGREDWKKLLEAFWRDFKPKTEEVMEKKPSEVTEVLDDFLADYLFPERADGKDPRHCPLCETEGREGGRLALRGGRYGAFVACANYPECKYTRQFAKPGGSDGDDGADDGVMGEDPETGLPVERKSGRFGPYVQLGEGKDAKRASIPKDLDDFDLEWALKLLSLPRIVGAHPETGKEIEAAIGRYGPYLRHDGKYGKLSSTREVFEVGMNRAVDILAQAANRKGGGRGKAEPIKTLGEHPTSGGEIKVMPGRYGPYVTDGTTNATIPKDVKPEDVTEAQAIELIDARAAKGPAKKGKAAPKKKAAAKKKPTAKKPAAKKKPAAKKAAG, encoded by the coding sequence ATGCAACTGGTTATCGTCGAATCGCCCGCGAAGGCGAAGACCATCGAGAAATACCTTGGCAAGGACTTCAAGGTTCTGGCCAGCTACGGCCATGTCCGCGACCTGCCGCCGAAGGATGGCAGTGTGCGCCCCGACGAAGGTTTCGCGATGGATTGGGAGCTCTATCGGGACAAGCAGAAGCGGTTCAAGGAAATCGCCGACAATGCGAAGGCGGCCGACCGCCTGATTCTCGCGACCGACCCCGACCGCGAGGGCGAGGCGATTTCATGGCACGTGCGCGAACTGCTGGCCAAGCGCAAGGCGTTGCCCAAGGATGTCGAGCGCGTGACCTTCAACGCGATCACCAAACGGGCAGTGACCGACGCGATGAAGGCGCCGCGCGATCTCGACCAGGATTTGATCGACGCCTATCTCGCCCGCCGCGCGCTCGACTATCTTTATGGCTTTACGCTGTCTCCGGTGCTGTGGCGCCGTCTGCCGGGCGCGAAGAGCGCCGGCCGCGTGCAGTCGGTCGCGCTGCGTCTGATCGTCGATCGCGAGATCGAGATCGAGAACTTCCGCGCCGACGAATACTGGTCGGTCATCGCGAAGTTGCAGCATGACGGCACCGAATTCGACGCGCGGCTGGTCAAATATGACGGCAAGAAACTGGAGAAGCTCACCCTCGGGAACGAGGGCAGCGCCATGGCCGCAAAGAATGCGGTCGAGGCGGCGAACTTCACGGTCGAGGAAGTCGAAACCAAGCCTTTCAAGCGCAATCCGGCTCCGCCGTTCACCACCTCCACCTTGCAACAGGAAGCCGCCCGCAAGCTCGGCTTCTCGGCCAGCCATACCATGCGCTGCGCGCAGTCGCTCTACGAGGCGGGCGCGATCACCTATATGCGTACCGATGGCGTGAGCATGGATGGCGGCGCGATTGCCGATTGCCGCAAGGCGGTGGCCGATCGTTATGGCGGCCATGCGCTCCCCGATAGCCCACGCATGTACAAGTCGAAGGCCAAGAACGCGCAGGAAGCGCACGAGGCGATCCGACCGACCAACTTCAATCAGGACCGCGCCGGATCGGGCGATGAAGGCAAGCTCTACGACCTGATCTACAAGCGCGCGATGGCCAGTCAGATGGCCGCGGCCAGCCTCGAACGCACCAGCGTTACCCTGCGCGACGCGACCGGCCAGCACGAGCTGCGCGCGACCGGCCAGGTGGTCAAGTATCCGGGCTTCCTCGCGGTTTATCAGGAAGGTCGTGACGATGCGGAGGACGACGAAGACGGCCTGCTGCCGACGATCGCGAAGGGCGATAGTCCGCTCAAGAAAAGCGTCGATGCGAACCAGCACTTCACCCAGCCGCCGCCGCGCTTTTCCGAAGCCAGTCTGGTCAAGCGGCTCGAAGAGCTCGGCATCGGTCGCCCCTCGACCTATGCCAGCACCATCCAGACTTTGCGCGACCGCGCCTATGTACGGATGGAAAAGAACCGCTTCTTCGCCGAGGAAAGCGGGCGTCTGCTGACGGCCTTTCTCGAACGTTTCTTCCCGCAATATGTCGCCTTCGATTATACGGCGGGCCTGGAAGACGAGCTCGACATCGTGTCCGATGGGCGCGAGGACTGGAAGAAGCTGCTCGAAGCCTTCTGGCGCGATTTCAAGCCCAAGACCGAAGAGGTGATGGAGAAGAAGCCTTCGGAAGTGACCGAGGTGCTCGACGATTTCCTCGCCGATTATCTCTTCCCCGAACGTGCCGACGGCAAGGACCCGCGCCATTGCCCACTATGCGAAACCGAGGGGCGCGAGGGCGGCAGGCTGGCGCTGCGCGGTGGCCGCTATGGCGCTTTCGTTGCCTGCGCCAACTATCCCGAATGCAAATACACCCGCCAGTTCGCCAAGCCGGGCGGTTCCGACGGCGATGACGGCGCCGATGACGGCGTCATGGGCGAGGATCCGGAAACCGGCCTGCCGGTCGAGCGCAAGAGCGGCCGCTTCGGCCCCTATGTCCAGCTGGGCGAGGGCAAGGACGCCAAGCGCGCGAGCATTCCGAAGGACCTCGACGATTTCGATCTCGAATGGGCCTTGAAGCTGCTCAGCCTGCCGCGCATCGTTGGCGCGCATCCGGAAACCGGCAAGGAAATCGAAGCTGCGATAGGGCGTTACGGCCCCTATCTGCGTCACGATGGGAAGTACGGCAAACTGTCGTCGACCCGCGAAGTCTTCGAGGTCGGCATGAACCGTGCGGTCGATATTCTCGCCCAGGCCGCCAATCGCAAGGGCGGCGGGCGCGGCAAGGCCGAACCGATCAAAACGCTGGGCGAACACCCCACCTCGGGCGGCGAGATCAAGGTGATGCCGGGCCGCTATGGCCCCTACGTGACCGACGGCACCACCAACGCCACGATCCCCAAGGATGTGAAACCCGAGGACGTGACCGAGGCGCAGGCGATCGAATTGATCGATGCACGTGCCGCGAAGGGACCGGCAAAGAAGGGGAAGGCCGCGCCGAAGAAAAAGGCCGCCGCGAAAAAGAAGCCTACGGCAAAGAAGCCCGCGGCGAAGAAGAAGCCTGCCGCGAAGAAGGCGGCGGGCTGA
- the dprA gene encoding DNA-processing protein DprA encodes MSGGAQPALSQDEAFARIRLLRSPNIGPVSYAMLLQRFGSATEALGALPDLGKRGGRQYRACPADRIEREVEAVRKAGAKYLFHDQPDYPALLGQIDGAPPILIWRGDLALASKPCVAMVGARNASAAAVKLARDFAQGLSEAGFTVVSGLARGIDGAAHEGAFPTTIGVIASGIDIAYPPQHAELQERIADEGLLLAEQPPGTEPRGSHFPSRNRIIAGLAGGTLVVEAAVKSGSLITARLAGEAGREVMAIPGSPLEARSHGCNHLIREGAVLVQTPEDVSELLSTFDGEPRSTFREPSPAFDFEPGGLAETDPADIAGLLTSAPVPVDEIIRQSGADAGAVHLALLELEIAGRLERHAGARVSLSL; translated from the coding sequence GTGAGCGGCGGGGCGCAGCCCGCACTGTCGCAGGACGAGGCTTTCGCCCGCATCCGCCTGCTACGCTCGCCCAATATCGGGCCGGTCAGCTATGCCATGCTGTTGCAGCGTTTCGGCAGCGCTACAGAGGCGCTGGGCGCGCTACCCGATCTCGGCAAGCGCGGCGGGCGGCAGTACCGCGCTTGCCCCGCCGACAGGATCGAGCGCGAGGTCGAGGCCGTGCGCAAGGCGGGCGCGAAGTACCTGTTTCACGATCAGCCCGATTATCCCGCACTGCTCGGTCAGATCGATGGAGCGCCGCCGATCCTGATCTGGCGCGGCGATCTGGCGCTGGCGTCGAAACCCTGCGTCGCCATGGTCGGCGCGCGCAATGCCAGTGCCGCCGCAGTCAAGCTGGCGCGCGATTTTGCGCAAGGATTGTCCGAAGCTGGTTTCACCGTGGTTTCCGGCCTGGCGCGGGGGATCGACGGCGCGGCGCATGAGGGGGCTTTTCCCACTACCATCGGGGTCATCGCCAGCGGCATCGACATCGCCTATCCCCCACAGCACGCCGAATTGCAGGAGCGGATCGCCGACGAAGGCCTGCTGCTGGCCGAACAGCCGCCGGGCACCGAACCGCGCGGCAGCCACTTCCCCAGCCGCAACCGGATCATCGCCGGGCTCGCGGGCGGAACGCTGGTGGTGGAGGCCGCGGTCAAATCGGGCAGCCTGATCACCGCGCGGCTGGCGGGGGAGGCGGGGCGCGAGGTCATGGCCATTCCAGGCAGTCCGCTGGAAGCGCGCAGCCACGGCTGCAACCACTTGATCCGCGAAGGCGCGGTGCTGGTGCAGACGCCCGAAGACGTGTCCGAGCTGCTGTCGACCTTCGACGGCGAGCCCCGATCCACTTTTCGCGAACCCTCACCGGCCTTCGATTTCGAGCCCGGCGGGTTGGCAGAGACCGACCCGGCCGACATTGCCGGTCTTTTGACAAGCGCGCCGGTACCGGTGGACGAAATCATCCGCCAGTCGGGCGCCGATGCCGGCGCCGTGCACCTTGCGCTGCTCGAACTCGAGATCGCCGGACGGCTCGAGCGGCATGCGGGCGCCCGGGTCAGCCTTTCGCTCTGA
- the plsY gene encoding glycerol-3-phosphate 1-O-acyltransferase PlsY, whose product MAAIGRPAAEVPVDAFYAALLGYVVGSIPFGLLLTKAAGMGDVRQIGSGNIGATNVLRTGNKGLAAATLVLDLVKGLAPVAIAGQLWGEVAMAFAAGAAVLGHCFPVWLGFKGGKGVATNAGVAFGLAWPLGLAYAFIWLSVLAIFRVSSLAGMAAVVAAAAAAPLFGYPQFFPVLAAIALLIIYLHRANIARLMKGEEPRIGGSKE is encoded by the coding sequence GTGGCCGCGATCGGGCGCCCGGCAGCGGAGGTTCCCGTGGACGCATTTTACGCAGCATTGCTCGGCTATGTGGTCGGATCGATCCCCTTCGGCCTGTTGCTGACCAAAGCAGCGGGCATGGGCGACGTGCGCCAGATCGGTTCGGGCAATATCGGCGCGACCAACGTGCTGCGCACGGGCAATAAGGGGCTCGCCGCCGCTACGCTGGTACTCGATCTCGTCAAGGGACTCGCCCCGGTGGCAATCGCGGGCCAGCTCTGGGGCGAAGTGGCGATGGCCTTTGCAGCCGGTGCCGCGGTGCTAGGCCACTGCTTTCCCGTCTGGCTGGGGTTCAAAGGCGGCAAGGGCGTGGCGACCAATGCGGGCGTTGCCTTCGGCCTCGCCTGGCCGTTGGGGCTGGCCTATGCCTTCATCTGGCTGAGCGTACTCGCGATCTTTCGCGTCTCCTCGCTCGCCGGGATGGCGGCGGTCGTCGCTGCCGCTGCCGCCGCGCCGCTGTTCGGCTATCCGCAGTTCTTCCCGGTTCTTGCCGCGATCGCATTACTGATCATCTACCTCCACCGCGCCAATATCGCCCGGCTGATGAAGGGCGAAGAACCCAGGATCGGCGGCTCGAAAGAGTGA